The following are from one region of the Prevotella communis genome:
- a CDS encoding putative porin, with product MRKKQYLLLTMMAVSLLNGHYLLAQTQRSSNSFDSFDSDDQNGRTFNPFDNDSTKQHKEIPKGIYVWTVDQKFGDIKRVDVDTMPHLYPQTTLAMGRQMQYNTLGNNYTARQNRIFIDRKEKQQFAFTEVYDMVLKQPGDFHFTNTLSPITNLSYDNCGNKTNGEDHLQAKFATNAGKRIGLGMDLNYSYARGYFQNQSISHFGATFYASYLGDQYQLHALYSTNHQKATENGGVTNDDYIRHPELTEQSYSANEIPVILQQNWNRNDHQHLFLTHRYSLGFYQDVPMTEEERKAKEFALASALDNKKDSIDASDGTVKPDSAMLFMKREFKPVTSFIHTAELGSYERRYQAYQTPANYYGNTYYNRYNDTYANDSVFDLTNYFSLKNTLAIALMEGFNKYAMAGLKVFASHELRRAKMPMDIANDNATMGTINEHSVSIGGQLQRTQGHTLHYNALAETWVAGEDMGQLKLDGQADLNFAFLGDTVRLVAKGYFHRLNHTMYERKFHAKHFWWDNNLDKETRTRVEGNFTYEKTRTTLRVAVEEIQNYTYYGMSYTRANDTNTLLTAGVRQHGGNLNILTAQLDQKLQLGPLHWDNVLTYQSSSNEDVLPLPTLNAFSNLYLEFMIAGVLRVELGGAATWFTKYNAPDFCPGINQFAVQENGQTRTELGNFPFVDVYANLHLKHARFFLMMQNATASSFNKNYFLTPHYAQNEATIHFGVSWNFFN from the coding sequence ATGAGAAAAAAGCAGTATCTGCTTCTTACAATGATGGCCGTCAGTTTGCTGAACGGCCACTATTTGTTGGCACAGACGCAAAGATCGTCCAACAGCTTTGACAGTTTTGACAGTGATGATCAGAACGGTCGTACATTCAATCCCTTTGACAACGACTCCACCAAGCAGCACAAAGAGATTCCGAAGGGAATCTACGTATGGACCGTTGACCAGAAATTCGGAGATATCAAGAGAGTTGACGTAGACACGATGCCGCATCTCTACCCCCAGACCACATTGGCCATGGGACGACAGATGCAGTATAACACATTGGGTAATAACTACACCGCCCGCCAGAACCGTATCTTCATAGACCGCAAGGAGAAACAGCAGTTTGCCTTCACCGAGGTCTATGATATGGTACTCAAACAGCCCGGCGACTTCCATTTCACCAATACCCTCTCGCCCATCACCAACCTGAGTTATGACAACTGCGGCAACAAGACCAATGGTGAGGATCACCTGCAGGCTAAGTTTGCTACGAATGCAGGCAAGCGCATAGGCCTGGGTATGGACCTGAACTATTCCTATGCCCGCGGCTATTTCCAGAACCAGAGCATCAGCCATTTCGGGGCCACGTTCTATGCCAGTTACCTGGGCGACCAGTATCAGTTGCACGCCCTCTACTCCACCAATCACCAGAAGGCTACAGAGAATGGCGGCGTCACCAATGATGACTATATCAGGCATCCGGAACTCACGGAGCAGTCGTACTCTGCCAACGAGATTCCCGTTATCCTCCAGCAGAACTGGAACCGTAATGACCACCAGCACCTGTTCCTGACACACCGCTACAGCCTGGGCTTCTACCAGGATGTGCCCATGACCGAGGAAGAGAGAAAAGCGAAGGAGTTTGCCCTGGCATCAGCACTCGACAATAAGAAAGACAGTATCGACGCATCTGACGGGACAGTTAAGCCCGACTCTGCTATGCTGTTTATGAAACGCGAGTTCAAACCCGTGACCAGTTTCATCCACACCGCAGAACTGGGCAGTTATGAGCGCAGATACCAGGCCTACCAGACGCCAGCCAACTATTACGGCAATACCTATTATAACCGTTATAATGACACCTATGCCAACGACTCCGTTTTCGACCTGACCAACTATTTCAGTCTGAAGAACACCCTTGCCATCGCCCTGATGGAAGGATTCAATAAATATGCGATGGCAGGCTTGAAAGTCTTCGCATCCCATGAGCTGCGCCGCGCCAAGATGCCAATGGATATTGCCAATGACAATGCGACGATGGGCACCATCAATGAACATAGTGTCAGCATTGGCGGACAGCTGCAACGTACGCAGGGACACACCCTCCATTATAACGCCCTGGCAGAGACATGGGTGGCCGGCGAGGATATGGGTCAGTTGAAGCTCGACGGACAGGCCGACTTGAACTTCGCCTTCCTGGGAGACACCGTACGTCTGGTTGCCAAAGGCTATTTCCACAGGCTGAACCACACGATGTATGAGCGTAAATTCCACGCCAAGCATTTCTGGTGGGACAATAACCTGGACAAGGAGACACGTACACGCGTGGAGGGTAACTTCACCTACGAGAAGACCAGGACAACGCTGCGTGTGGCTGTGGAAGAGATTCAGAACTACACCTACTACGGCATGTCCTACACGCGTGCCAACGATACCAATACGCTGCTCACGGCTGGTGTCCGTCAGCATGGCGGCAACCTGAATATCCTCACCGCCCAACTGGACCAGAAGTTGCAGCTGGGTCCCCTTCATTGGGATAATGTGCTGACCTATCAGTCATCATCCAATGAGGACGTGCTCCCTCTGCCCACGCTTAACGCCTTCTCCAACCTCTACCTGGAGTTTATGATTGCCGGTGTGCTGCGCGTAGAACTGGGCGGTGCCGCTACCTGGTTCACCAAGTATAATGCGCCCGACTTCTGTCCTGGCATCAACCAGTTTGCCGTACAGGAAAATGGCCAGACCCGTACAGAGCTTGGCAACTTCCCCTTCGTTGACGTCTATGCCAACCTGCACCTGAAGCACGCACGCTTCTTCCTGATGATGCAGAATGCCACAGCATCATCATTCAACAAGAATTATTTCCTGACGCCACACTACGCACAAAATGAGGCAACTATTCATTTCGGCGTATCGTGGAACTTCTTCAACTAA
- a CDS encoding aminoacyl-histidine dipeptidase produces the protein MNKSTLKPASVFEQFAKINEIPRPSKREEKMIEYLKNWGESHGLETKVDETGNVLIRKPATKGYENKKTVILQSHMDMVCDKLVDVDFDFDKDAIQTYVDGDWLKAKGTTLGADDGIGCAIELAILEAQDIEHGPLECVFTRDEETGLSGAEGMKSGFMTGDYLINLDSEDEGEMFVSCAGGRNTQAKFTFKREEAPAGSFFLRAQLKGLTGGHSGDDINKKRANAIKLLGRFLFQTMNRYEGVRLAQFHSGKLHNAIPRDGMFVIAVPHDVKENVKADWNVFSAQVEDEFHVTDTQMVWSMESTEAEPVIEAQVARNFVWALQAVDNGIYAICQDPELNGMVETSSNIAAIHSAETEITILSSQRSNVMSNLDNMCATIVATFQLAGAEAHSSDGYPAWKMRAESKLRDTVVETYKELFGREPVVRGIHAGLECGLFSERYPNIDMISFGPTLRDVHTPDERLYIPTVEMVWDHLLLVLKRI, from the coding sequence ATGAATAAAAGCACACTAAAACCTGCTTCTGTATTTGAACAGTTTGCTAAAATAAACGAAATTCCCCGTCCTTCCAAACGTGAAGAAAAGATGATTGAATACCTCAAGAACTGGGGCGAGAGCCATGGTCTTGAGACAAAAGTCGACGAGACGGGTAATGTGCTGATCCGCAAACCAGCCACCAAGGGATACGAGAACAAGAAGACCGTGATTCTGCAGAGCCATATGGATATGGTATGCGACAAGCTGGTGGATGTTGACTTCGATTTCGACAAGGACGCCATCCAGACCTATGTTGACGGCGACTGGCTGAAGGCCAAGGGTACCACACTGGGTGCCGACGACGGTATCGGTTGCGCTATCGAACTGGCTATCCTTGAGGCCCAGGATATCGAGCACGGCCCCCTGGAGTGCGTGTTCACCCGCGACGAGGAGACAGGTCTTAGCGGTGCCGAGGGCATGAAGTCAGGCTTCATGACCGGCGACTACCTCATCAACCTCGATTCTGAGGACGAGGGCGAGATGTTCGTATCATGCGCCGGTGGTCGCAACACGCAGGCCAAGTTCACCTTCAAGCGTGAGGAGGCTCCTGCCGGTTCATTCTTCCTGCGTGCCCAACTGAAAGGTCTGACGGGTGGTCACTCTGGTGATGATATCAACAAGAAGCGTGCCAACGCCATCAAACTGCTGGGCCGCTTCCTCTTCCAGACCATGAACCGCTACGAGGGCGTACGCCTGGCACAGTTCCATTCCGGCAAGCTCCACAATGCCATTCCCCGCGACGGTATGTTTGTCATCGCCGTTCCCCATGATGTCAAGGAGAACGTGAAGGCCGACTGGAACGTTTTCTCTGCCCAGGTAGAGGACGAGTTCCATGTGACCGATACCCAGATGGTGTGGTCGATGGAGAGCACAGAGGCAGAGCCAGTTATCGAGGCTCAGGTAGCCCGCAATTTCGTATGGGCACTACAGGCTGTGGACAATGGTATCTACGCTATCTGTCAGGATCCCGAACTAAACGGTATGGTAGAGACTTCTTCAAACATTGCTGCTATCCACTCTGCAGAGACAGAAATAACAATTCTCTCCTCACAGCGTTCTAACGTGATGTCTAATCTCGACAATATGTGTGCCACCATCGTAGCTACCTTCCAACTGGCTGGTGCCGAGGCCCACAGCAGCGACGGCTATCCCGCCTGGAAGATGAGAGCTGAGAGCAAGTTGCGCGATACTGTCGTTGAGACCTACAAGGAGCTGTTTGGCAGGGAGCCTGTTGTACGTGGTATCCACGCCGGTCTGGAGTGCGGTCTCTTCTCAGAACGCTATCCCAATATCGACATGATCTCGTTCGGTCCCACGCTGCGTGATGTTCACACACCTGATGAGCGCCTGTATATCCCCACCGTTGAGATGGTATGGGATCACCTGTTGCTCGTTTTGAAACGCATCTAA
- a CDS encoding right-handed parallel beta-helix repeat-containing protein — MIRRILFFFAILMALVGCGDNDSFTTSTSARLSFSIDSLKMDTVFSTVGSRTYDFWVYNRNSDGVRLQSVRLAQGNQTGFRVNVDGAYLDNSLGSVVTDLEVREGDSIRVFVELTAPENGALEPQLVEDKLVFRLESGVEQQLVLQGHTWDAVEMRNVVVHQDSLIESKKPIIVYGGLKVDSAATLTIRNTTLYFHEGPGLEVYGRLLTDSVVMRGDRLDHMFDYLPYDRVSGQWGMDGGVVFRSSSTRNVLRNTEIRNAGKYGICCDSTAYTENVRRLDMDHCIVHNCKGAGVVSYNANIRLRYCQLSNTQGDCLAVYGGKADVNRCTFAQFYPFVGGRGAALRFSNILPLYGMNCDSSIVTGYDEDVVMGVVVDTLKTYNFQFSNTLLRTPYEEGVDTLLFRNVKWESPKDSIQGKKHFKLIDEDNLKYDFHLDSISPVQGWGCY; from the coding sequence ATGATACGTCGGATTTTATTTTTCTTCGCTATATTGATGGCCCTGGTGGGCTGTGGGGACAACGACTCGTTTACGACGAGTACGTCGGCCAGGTTGTCGTTTTCGATTGACTCGCTAAAGATGGACACGGTGTTTTCTACCGTGGGGTCGAGAACGTATGATTTCTGGGTGTATAACCGAAATAGTGACGGCGTCAGGTTGCAGAGCGTCAGACTGGCTCAGGGCAACCAGACGGGCTTCCGCGTGAACGTGGACGGGGCGTACCTGGATAATTCGCTGGGCTCGGTGGTGACCGATCTGGAGGTGAGAGAGGGCGACAGCATCCGCGTGTTCGTGGAACTGACGGCACCTGAGAATGGGGCGCTGGAGCCTCAGCTGGTGGAGGATAAGCTGGTGTTCAGGCTGGAGAGCGGCGTGGAGCAGCAGCTGGTGTTGCAGGGACATACCTGGGATGCCGTGGAGATGCGCAACGTGGTGGTGCATCAGGACTCGCTGATAGAGAGCAAGAAACCGATTATCGTGTATGGCGGACTGAAGGTGGACAGTGCGGCGACGCTGACGATACGTAACACGACGTTGTATTTCCATGAGGGTCCGGGACTGGAGGTCTATGGACGATTGCTGACGGACAGTGTGGTGATGCGTGGCGACAGGCTGGACCATATGTTTGACTACCTGCCTTACGACCGTGTGAGTGGTCAGTGGGGAATGGATGGCGGCGTGGTGTTCCGCAGTTCGTCAACACGCAACGTGCTCAGGAATACGGAGATACGTAACGCAGGGAAGTATGGCATCTGCTGCGACTCAACAGCCTATACGGAGAACGTGAGGCGCCTGGATATGGACCATTGCATCGTACATAACTGCAAGGGAGCTGGCGTGGTGAGCTATAACGCGAATATCCGGCTGCGCTACTGTCAGTTGTCAAACACGCAGGGCGACTGTCTGGCGGTGTATGGCGGAAAGGCCGACGTCAACAGATGTACGTTTGCGCAGTTCTATCCCTTTGTAGGCGGACGCGGTGCTGCACTACGGTTCAGCAACATACTGCCGCTCTACGGCATGAACTGCGACAGCAGTATTGTGACGGGCTATGACGAGGATGTGGTGATGGGTGTCGTGGTGGACACGCTGAAGACCTACAACTTCCAGTTCTCGAACACGCTGCTTCGCACACCCTACGAGGAAGGCGTGGACACGCTGCTTTTCAGAAATGTGAAATGGGAATCACCCAAAGACTCTATTCAAGGAAAGAAGCACTTCAAACTGATCGATGAGGATAATTTGAAGTACGACTTTCACTTGGATTCTATCTCACCCGTCCAGGGGTGGGGATGCTATTAA
- a CDS encoding cytidine deaminase, giving the protein MKELKLKPVIMECQMEELTNDEQFLLQKAIESTNNSYAKYSHFHVGAAIQLSNGVVIPGCNQENAAFPAGICAERSAIFAAGAQYPDEAVEVIAIAAREPGGELTSEPVSPCGTCRQVIIETETRFSKPMRILLYGKNRIYVMDGIKNLMPLSFTEF; this is encoded by the coding sequence ATGAAAGAACTGAAATTAAAACCCGTCATCATGGAATGTCAGATGGAGGAGCTCACCAACGACGAGCAGTTCCTTCTGCAGAAAGCCATTGAGTCTACGAACAACAGTTACGCGAAGTATTCCCACTTCCACGTAGGCGCAGCCATACAGTTGTCCAACGGTGTTGTGATACCCGGATGTAATCAGGAGAATGCCGCCTTCCCCGCAGGCATCTGTGCTGAGCGCTCAGCCATCTTTGCTGCCGGAGCCCAGTATCCTGACGAGGCTGTCGAGGTGATTGCCATTGCTGCCCGCGAGCCCGGAGGCGAACTCACCAGCGAGCCTGTCAGTCCCTGTGGCACCTGTCGTCAGGTCATCATCGAGACCGAGACCCGTTTCTCCAAGCCCATGCGCATCCTGCTCTACGGCAAGAACCGTATCTACGTGATGGATGGTATCAAGAACCTGATGCCGCTGTCGTTTACGGAGTTTTAA
- the uvrA gene encoding excinuclease ABC subunit UvrA produces MSQEYIEIKGARVNNLKNIDVRIPRNKFVVISGVSGSGKSSLAFDTLYAEGQRRYVESLSSYARQFLGRMNKPECDFIRGIPPAIAIEQKVIARNPRSTVGTSTEIYEYLRLLFARIGRTYSPISGEEVKKHSTEDVVQKMLEFSEGTKFVVMAPIKVPEGRTLEQQLKACILQGYSRMTSPGTPDGEQFIRIDDYLESNPESEPAEMPYLVIDRLSSSDNKETISRLVDSAETAFFEGHGEMRLMVLPSGLSYDFSTRFEADGITFEEPTDQLFSFNSPAGACPECQGFGKVMGIDEHLVIPDTGLSVYDGCVVCWHGEKMGEWKNWFIRHAANDDFPIFEPYYNLTQQQKDWLWHGLPSDRGAKEKPCIDAFFQMVKENQYKIQYRVMLARYRGKTTCPTCHGTRLKPEAEYVKINGRSITDLVQMPVIRLKDWFAQLQLPEHDAEVGKRLLLEITSRLQFLLDVGLGYLTLNRLSNSLSGGESQRINLCTSLGSSLVGSLYILDEPSIGLHSRDTDRLIHVLKELQALGNTVVVVEHDEEIIRAADYIIDIGPDAGRLGGEVVYAGDPSTTSTTSETSKTSKPSTPSRSYTLQYLSGEETIPVPASRRPWNRHIDIKGARMNNLRGINVEIPLNVLTVVTGVSGSGKSSLIKGILYPALKRHMGDVCDAPGEYSGLAGDLDAIRRVEFVDQNPIGKSSRSNPATYVKAYDAIRDLYADQPLSQQMGFTPQYFSFNADGGRCDECKGAGTITVEMQFMADLVLECEACHGKRFKHDILDVKYEGKNIDDILNMTITEAIEFFKANGQKTIVNRLKPLEDVGLGYIKLGQNSSTLSGGENQRVKLAYFIGQEKQEPTLFIFDEPTTGLHFHDIKRLMSSLDALIARGHTVLIIEHNMDVIKLADHVIDLGPDGGDKGGNLVIAGTPEEVAKCKNSITGQYLKLKI; encoded by the coding sequence GTGAGTCAAGAATACATAGAAATCAAGGGTGCACGCGTCAATAATCTCAAGAATATTGACGTGCGCATCCCTCGTAATAAGTTTGTTGTCATATCTGGTGTATCAGGTTCCGGCAAATCATCGTTGGCTTTCGACACGCTGTATGCCGAGGGTCAGCGCCGCTATGTGGAGAGCCTTAGCAGCTATGCCCGTCAGTTCCTGGGACGAATGAACAAGCCCGAGTGCGACTTCATCCGTGGTATCCCGCCTGCCATCGCCATCGAACAGAAGGTGATTGCGCGCAACCCACGAAGCACCGTAGGCACGTCCACAGAGATTTACGAATACCTGCGCCTGCTCTTTGCCCGCATCGGCCGCACCTATTCTCCCATCAGCGGTGAAGAGGTGAAGAAACATTCCACGGAAGATGTGGTGCAGAAGATGCTGGAGTTCTCCGAAGGCACCAAGTTCGTTGTGATGGCACCTATTAAGGTACCTGAAGGCCGTACTCTGGAGCAACAGCTCAAGGCCTGTATCCTCCAGGGCTACAGCAGGATGACGTCACCAGGAACGCCCGATGGCGAACAGTTTATCCGCATCGACGACTACCTGGAGTCCAATCCCGAATCAGAGCCCGCCGAGATGCCATATCTCGTCATCGACCGCCTGTCGTCTTCTGATAACAAGGAGACCATCAGCCGACTCGTTGACTCTGCCGAGACAGCCTTCTTCGAGGGTCACGGCGAGATGCGCCTCATGGTGCTGCCCTCAGGGTTGAGCTATGATTTCTCCACCCGTTTCGAGGCCGACGGCATCACGTTCGAGGAGCCTACCGACCAGCTGTTCTCGTTCAACTCACCCGCAGGTGCCTGTCCTGAGTGCCAGGGCTTTGGCAAGGTGATGGGTATCGACGAGCATCTGGTCATCCCCGACACAGGTCTGTCGGTCTATGATGGTTGCGTGGTTTGCTGGCACGGCGAGAAGATGGGCGAATGGAAGAACTGGTTCATCCGTCATGCGGCCAACGACGACTTCCCTATCTTCGAACCTTATTACAACCTGACCCAACAGCAGAAAGACTGGCTGTGGCACGGTCTGCCCTCTGACCGCGGCGCCAAGGAGAAACCCTGTATTGACGCTTTCTTCCAGATGGTGAAAGAGAATCAGTACAAGATTCAGTATCGTGTGATGCTGGCGCGCTATCGTGGAAAGACCACCTGTCCTACCTGTCACGGCACGCGTCTGAAGCCAGAGGCTGAGTATGTGAAAATCAACGGACGAAGCATCACGGATCTCGTACAGATGCCCGTTATCCGCCTGAAGGACTGGTTCGCCCAGTTGCAACTCCCTGAGCATGATGCCGAGGTGGGCAAGCGCCTCTTGCTGGAGATTACCTCACGCCTGCAATTCCTTCTGGATGTGGGACTTGGCTATCTGACGCTCAACCGTTTGTCCAACTCTCTTTCTGGTGGTGAGAGTCAGCGTATCAACCTCTGCACATCGCTTGGAAGCAGTCTGGTTGGTTCACTTTATATCCTTGACGAACCCAGCATCGGATTGCACTCCCGCGACACCGACCGCCTGATTCATGTCCTCAAGGAACTGCAGGCGCTGGGCAATACCGTCGTTGTGGTGGAGCACGACGAGGAGATTATCCGTGCTGCCGACTATATCATCGACATCGGTCCTGACGCAGGACGACTGGGAGGAGAGGTTGTTTATGCTGGGGATCCTAGTACTACTAGTACTACTAGTGAGACTAGTAAAACTAGCAAGCCTAGTACCCCTAGCCGCTCCTACACCCTCCAGTACCTCTCTGGCGAGGAGACCATCCCTGTGCCGGCGAGCCGCCGCCCCTGGAATCGCCATATCGATATCAAGGGCGCCCGCATGAACAACCTGCGCGGCATCAATGTAGAGATACCGCTCAACGTGCTCACGGTGGTGACGGGCGTATCGGGTTCCGGCAAATCCAGCCTTATCAAGGGTATCCTCTACCCTGCCCTCAAGCGCCATATGGGCGACGTCTGCGATGCCCCTGGCGAATACAGCGGACTGGCGGGCGACCTCGACGCTATCCGTCGTGTGGAGTTCGTGGACCAGAATCCTATCGGTAAGTCCTCGCGCTCCAATCCCGCCACCTATGTCAAGGCCTACGATGCCATTCGCGACCTCTATGCCGACCAGCCCCTGTCGCAACAGATGGGCTTCACGCCGCAGTATTTCTCGTTCAATGCCGATGGCGGACGCTGCGACGAGTGTAAGGGTGCCGGCACTATCACCGTCGAGATGCAGTTCATGGCCGACCTTGTGCTGGAGTGCGAAGCCTGTCACGGCAAGCGTTTCAAGCACGATATCCTGGACGTGAAATACGAGGGCAAGAATATCGACGACATCCTGAATATGACCATCACCGAGGCCATCGAGTTCTTCAAGGCCAACGGACAGAAGACCATCGTCAACCGTCTGAAGCCCCTGGAGGATGTTGGTCTGGGCTATATCAAACTGGGACAGAACTCCAGCACGCTCTCCGGTGGTGAGAACCAGCGCGTCAAACTGGCCTATTTCATCGGTCAGGAGAAGCAGGAGCCTACGCTCTTCATCTTCGACGAGCCCACCACGGGTCTGCATTTCCACGATATCAAGCGCCTCATGTCGTCACTCGACGCCCTGATAGCGCGCGGACATACCGTGCTGATTATCGAGCACAACATGGACGTCATCAAACTGGCCGACCATGTCATAGATCTCGGTCCTGACGGTGGCGACAAGGGTGGCAACCTCGTTATCGCAGGTACACCTGAAGAAGTGGCAAAATGTAAGAACAGTATAACCGGTCAATACTTAAAGCTAAAAATATGA
- a CDS encoding OmpH family outer membrane protein → MKKNFIRAFALLTLVGLTSACNNSAPKMDEEPEAVATTTGEGMRIAYIEIDTLTAQYEFAKEKSLELEKKGTNARNTIQAKTAQLDKNAQAFQQKLQSNGFTSREQAEAAQANLQREQQNIVALQQRLENELANEQQKFLQAFQDSLDNFLADYNKDKKYDMIVNKAAVLYADKRFDITTDVVNGMNRRYKKMTASDSTKTK, encoded by the coding sequence ATGAAAAAAAACTTTATCCGTGCTTTTGCACTTCTGACCCTCGTTGGTCTTACCTCAGCTTGTAACAACTCTGCCCCTAAGATGGACGAAGAGCCCGAGGCAGTAGCAACAACAACTGGTGAGGGTATGCGTATCGCCTACATTGAAATTGACACTTTGACAGCTCAGTATGAGTTTGCTAAGGAGAAGTCACTCGAATTAGAGAAGAAGGGTACCAATGCCCGTAATACCATCCAGGCCAAGACGGCTCAGTTGGATAAGAATGCACAGGCTTTCCAGCAGAAGCTCCAGAGCAATGGCTTCACATCACGTGAGCAGGCCGAGGCCGCTCAGGCTAACCTGCAGCGCGAGCAGCAGAACATCGTGGCCCTGCAGCAGCGTCTGGAGAACGAGCTGGCCAACGAGCAGCAGAAATTCCTGCAGGCTTTCCAGGACAGTCTCGATAACTTCCTGGCCGACTATAACAAGGACAAGAAGTATGATATGATTGTCAACAAGGCTGCTGTGCTCTATGCTGACAAGCGCTTCGATATCACTACTGATGTGGTGAACGGCATGAACCGTCGCTACAAGAAGATGACTGCTTCTGACTCTACGAAGACGAAGTAA
- a CDS encoding SLC13 family permease, whose protein sequence is MTLIIILLLLLSYLLIATTHLTGVNKAAISIFLAAIGWVVYIIWGNDFVMDMHPGAYEAFLDGNAASSEQVKNFIYDSIFLKYVGKAAAIVMYLLATMSIIEILNTNGCFDFISEWIRTRETKRLLWTITLATFILSANLDNLTTTIVMLVIMHNIVKSRAQRMFIGSAIVLAAVCGGCFTVIGDPTGLMLWANEAVTASDFSSYLAWPALAAWVVPTYLIGRQLPSRLDIEWGVAPFRGDDTRLNRWQRMLMFLVGIGGLWFVPTFLSITRLPAFLGALVVLALLWVVNEAFNRKLMNADQTSQRRIPRVIQYEAIQQMLFVMGIMLGLGVVSETGVFTEVADWIDATIGNLWVVSILSGILSSLVDSFTIAASDIFMYDVWNAGDYAQNGTYWKVIAYCTAVGGCLLSVGSVCGLALMKLEHIHLSWYIKNITLKVLIGWLLGLAILWCEVLIYS, encoded by the coding sequence ATGACATTGATTATTATTTTATTGCTGCTGCTTAGTTATCTTTTGATTGCTACTACTCACCTTACGGGTGTGAACAAGGCAGCTATCAGCATCTTCCTTGCAGCTATCGGATGGGTAGTCTATATCATTTGGGGTAATGACTTTGTAATGGATATGCATCCTGGGGCCTATGAGGCTTTCCTCGATGGCAATGCTGCTTCCAGCGAGCAGGTGAAGAACTTTATCTACGACAGTATTTTCCTGAAGTATGTAGGTAAGGCTGCGGCCATCGTCATGTATCTGCTGGCAACGATGTCCATCATTGAAATCCTGAATACAAATGGGTGTTTTGACTTTATCAGTGAGTGGATTCGTACACGCGAGACAAAGCGCCTGCTTTGGACCATCACGCTGGCTACCTTTATCCTTTCAGCCAATCTGGATAACCTGACCACCACGATTGTGATGCTGGTTATCATGCATAATATCGTGAAGAGTCGTGCACAGCGCATGTTTATCGGTTCTGCTATCGTGCTGGCTGCTGTCTGTGGCGGCTGCTTTACCGTGATTGGTGATCCTACGGGTCTGATGCTGTGGGCCAACGAGGCCGTGACGGCTTCCGACTTCTCCAGCTATCTGGCCTGGCCTGCGCTTGCAGCGTGGGTGGTGCCTACCTATCTCATCGGACGCCAGTTGCCTTCCCGCCTGGATATAGAATGGGGCGTAGCGCCTTTCCGCGGCGATGATACCCGCCTGAACCGTTGGCAGCGCATGCTGATGTTCCTGGTTGGTATCGGCGGCCTGTGGTTTGTGCCTACCTTCCTGAGTATCACGCGTCTGCCTGCTTTCCTTGGTGCCTTGGTGGTACTGGCCCTGCTGTGGGTCGTCAACGAGGCTTTCAACCGTAAGCTGATGAATGCCGACCAGACGTCGCAGCGCCGTATTCCCCGTGTCATTCAGTATGAGGCCATCCAGCAGATGCTCTTTGTGATGGGTATCATGCTGGGTCTTGGCGTGGTGAGTGAAACGGGTGTCTTCACGGAGGTGGCCGACTGGATTGACGCGACGATTGGTAATCTGTGGGTTGTGAGTATCCTGTCGGGTATCCTCAGTAGTCTGGTGGACTCGTTCACGATTGCTGCCAGCGATATCTTTATGTACGACGTATGGAATGCCGGTGACTATGCCCAGAACGGTACCTACTGGAAGGTGATTGCCTATTGTACGGCAGTAGGCGGCTGTCTGCTCAGCGTAGGCAGCGTCTGTGGCCTGGCCCTGATGAAACTGGAGCATATCCACCTGAGCTGGTACATCAAGAACATCACGCTAAAAGTACTCATAGGATGGCTTTTGGGTTTAGCCATCCTATGGTGTGAAGTACTTATTTACTCTTAA
- a CDS encoding Hsp20/alpha crystallin family protein has protein sequence MLPVMFQNSWMPTVFEDFFNNDWMPRANSTAPAVNVKESEKAYTMELAAPGIKKEYCRVGINDEGNLTIAIENKQEHKHEDSHRHYLRREFSYSNYEQNYTLPDDVVRDKISAKVEDGILTITMPKTEPKEKVTKAIEVS, from the coding sequence ATGTTACCAGTAATGTTTCAGAACAGTTGGATGCCAACAGTATTTGAGGATTTCTTTAACAATGATTGGATGCCTCGTGCCAACAGTACAGCACCCGCAGTCAATGTCAAGGAGAGTGAAAAGGCCTACACCATGGAACTTGCAGCTCCAGGCATTAAGAAAGAATATTGCCGCGTAGGCATCAACGACGAGGGCAACCTCACCATCGCCATCGAGAACAAACAGGAACACAAGCATGAGGACAGTCACCGCCACTATCTGCGCCGTGAGTTCAGCTACTCGAACTACGAGCAGAACTACACACTGCCTGATGATGTGGTCCGCGACAAGATTTCTGCCAAGGTGGAGGACGGCATTCTGACCATCACCATGCCGAAGACCGAACCGAAGGAGAAAGTGACCAAGGCCATTGAGGTGTCATAA